In a single window of the Euleptes europaea isolate rEulEur1 chromosome 4, rEulEur1.hap1, whole genome shotgun sequence genome:
- the LOC130476607 gene encoding arrestin domain-containing protein 3 isoform X2, which translates to MVVPKAAIYQTQAFYAKGKMKEVKQLVANLRGESLSSGKTETWNGKQLKIPPVSPSILDCSIIRVEYSLMVYVDIPGAMDLFLNLPLVIGTIPLHPFGSRTSSVSSQCSMNMNWLGLTLPERPEAPPSYAEVVTEEQRQSSLAPVAACDDFERALQGPLFAYIQEFRFLPPPLYSEIDPNPDQPSDDRPSCPSR; encoded by the exons ATGGTGGTGCCAAAGGCTGCCATTTATCAAACACAGGCATTCTATGCCAAAGGGAAAATGAAGGAAGTAAAGCAACTTGTCGCCAACCTGCGAGGGGAGTCCCTGTCATCAGGGAAGACAGAAACCTGGAATGGCAAACAGCTGAAAATTCCACCTGTTTCCCCATCAATCCTCGATTGTAGTATAATCCGTGTGGAATATTCTCTAATG GTATATGTGGATATTCCAGGTGCAATGGATTTGTTCCTTAATTTACCACTGGTCATTGGTACCATACCATTACACCCGTTTGGCAGCAGAACATCAAGTGTGAGCAGCCAGTGTAGCATGAATATGAATTGGCTTGGTCTGACACTACCTGAAAGACCTGAAG CACCTCCTAGCTATGCAGAAGTGGTCACCGAGGAGCAAAGACAGTCCAGCCTAGCACCTGTAGCTGCTTGTGATGACTTTGAAAGAGCACTTCAAGGGCCGTTGTTCGCCTACATCCAGGAGTTCCGTTTCTTgcctcctccactttattctgAG ATCGACCCAAACCCAGACCAGCCCTCAGATGACAGGCCCTCCTGCCCTTCCCGTTGA